A region of the Nitrospirota bacterium genome:
TGTAGATGACGATGCGGAGCGTCTGCTCGCTGCCCTTGTCCACGATGAGGCTGAACCCGTTCTTTTCCGCAACGGATTTAGTCGCAGCGGCAATTTTCTTCATGTACTCGTCGACCATTTCCTTCTGCTTGACCGCCAGCTCCTGGTTGAACTCCTGTGCGCGCTTCTGGTAGGCCTGGATCTTCGCGCGGAACTGCTCCTGCTTCTCCTTCTTCTGGGCCTCGCTCAAGGCGGCTTCCTGGTCCTTGAGCTGCTTTTCCAGGGACTTCAGATCCTCTTCGTCGCTGGACAGCAGCTTTTGCCTGGTCCGCGCATAGTCCTTCAAGGCATCCAGCGCCCGCTTGCCGGCCTTGGACTTCTCCAAAACCTCCTGCGGATCAATGACCCCCATCTTGAACGTCTCGGCGGCGAGTCCGGGCGATGCCGCCAACAGGAGGGGCGCCATGAGGATCGCCGCGAGGGCCAGCAGGGCTGGGCCCGTTCCGTTCCGCACCATACGATCGTTCTCCTTTCTCGGTCGGCGTGAGGCCGTCATCTCGGTCGTGAAAGCTGGGCGAGAATAACCGTCGGGGCCGGCTCTGTCAAGGCCGTCGGCGGACCGTCCCGCAGCCCTACGCAAGGCGCGCCCACCGGGTCTTTACGGATTTTTTACGTGCCTCCCGCCCTTTTTGATGCCGTCCTGAGGAATGGGAGGATAAGGTCAAGCCGAGGAGTCCTTATGGCAGGCTCGTCATGATGGATTTTGTGACCCTCTCCACAGGCCTCCTGTTCTTCGTCCTGTCGGCGCTTCTGCTTCGGCTCTGCGATCGGCTGTGAGGCTGGCATGAACCTGCTCTATCTCCTGTCCGGAATCGTGGCGCTGGCCTCCTCGTCTACCTGTTCGTGGCCCTCTTGCGGCCGAAGCGCTTCTGATGACACTGAACGGGTTGTTCCAAGTCGGCTTGTACTTCCTCGTGCTGCTGGCTCTCGTCAGACCCCTGGGCTGGTACATGGCCAGGGTCTACGAGGGCCGGCCGATCTGGCTCAACTTCGTGCTCGGCCCGGTCGAGCGGCTCATCTACCGGGCCTGCGGCGTTCGCGAGAGGGAGGAGACGGACTGGAAGACCTACGCGTCGGCGATGCTGTTCTTCAACGCCGCGGTCAGCTTCACGTCCAACACGAACTGGCAGGCCTACGGCGGTGAGACTACCCTGAGCCATTTCACGCAGACGGCCGGCTTGACCGTCCAGAATTTCGTCTCGGCCGCGACGGGCATGGCCATCCTAGCCGCGCTCATCCGGGGATTGGCCAGGCGGAACGCCCAGACGATCGGCAACTTCTGGGTAGATTTTGGTGCGCGGCACCCTCTATATCCTGCTGCCCCTCTCGCTGCTCCTGGCGGTTGCGCTGGTCGGCGAAGGGGTCGTCCAAACTTTCGATGCCTCTCGGACCGTGTCCTTGCTCCAGCCTGTGTCCTATTCCAAGCCGGTCGCTGCGCCGGATGGGCAGCCGCTCCTGGATGAGCCGCGCTATCTGGTCACGGAGCTGGGCGTCGGGTACCGGCTGCGCACCGAGTGACTCGTCCCGCCCGTGCTCGTGCGCTCACGGGGAATCGAAGGTCCAGAGCAGTCCGAAGATCAGCAGATGCTGGCCCGGCGTCAGCATCGGCTGACCGTTGGAGAAGTTCCCGTTCTTGAAAAATCCGCCCTGCTTGCCCGTGGACTCGTCGTACCGATACTCCAGCCGGAGCAAGGTGTTCGTCCATTTATAGGGAATTTTATATTCCAGGGTGTTCGTGACGGCCTTGACGAGCTGCTGGTTCCCGGTCCACCGCCCGTTCCGGTCCCAGTAGAACTCCGGCCGCACGGCCACGCTC
Encoded here:
- a CDS encoding OmpH family outer membrane protein translates to MVRNGTGPALLALAAILMAPLLLAASPGLAAETFKMGVIDPQEVLEKSKAGKRALDALKDYARTRQKLLSSDEEDLKSLEKQLKDQEAALSEAQKKEKQEQFRAKIQAYQKRAQEFNQELAVKQKEMVDEYMKKIAAATKSVAEKNGFSLIVDKGSEQTLRIVIYNKDTIDLTDQVIKEFDKQNK